The genomic region AGGAAGAAGGCCAGTGGCAGTGTGTGGTGAGCTTTGGTGGCGGCATGGTCGATTTCTACCGCCTACCCCTGCCCGAGCATATCTTAGAGCACAGCCCTACCCAACCCGTACCCGTGGCCGACTTAGGCCTGGGCGACGAGTGGCATCAGCTGGAACTGCTGATTCCGGTGCAGCACCGGGGCGAAACCCTGGCCTACGTGCTCATCGGCAACGTGCACGACGACTATGTGCCCGAGGAGGCCACCAAGTTTCTGGAAACGCTGAGCAATATTCTGATCGGGGCGGTGGAAAACCGGCGCCTGGGCCGGCAACGCGTGGCGGCCGCGGCCATGCGTAAGGAAATTGAAATTGCGCAGGAAGTGCAAACCATGCTGTTTCCGCGCAGCCTACCCAACGATGCCGACGTGGCGGTGCATGCCAGCTACGTGCCGCACACGGCCATCGGGGGCGACTACTACGACGTGGTGCCCATCGATAAAAACCGGTTTTTGTTCTGCGTGGCTGACGTATCGGGCAAGGGCGTACCGGCGTCGTTGCTGATGTCGAACTTCCAGGCGGGACTACGGACGTTGTTGCGCCAGCAAGCCGATCTGGCAACTATTGTGGCCGAGCTGAACAACCTGATTTACCGCAACGCCGTGTCGGAGAAGTTCATCACGGCCTTTTTCGGCATCTACGACCGCGCCACCCGCGAGCTGGAATACGTAAATGCGGGCCACAACTCACCCATCCTGCTCTGCGACGACCACCACCACGAGCTGCTGGCCGACGGCACTACCATGCTCGGTATTTTCGAGGAGCTACCCTTCCTGAAAGTACAGAAGACCAACGTGCCGTCCCGCTCCCTGCTGCTCACCTACACCGACGGCCTCACCGAAGTGTTTGACCAGGAGGTAGAAGAGTTTGGCGAAGAGGGCGTCCTCAACTTTCTGCGCCAGTCACGCTACGTACCGCTCCCTACCCTGCACCGCGAGCTGCTCCAGGAAATAGAAGGCTTCAACAGCGAAGGCAGCCACTTCGCCGACGACATCACCATCCTCACCTGCCGGTTTAAGTGAGATGGTGAGGATGAGTGGTGAGTGAAAAAAGACGCGTGTCATCCTGAACGCAGTGTAGGATGACACGCGTCTTTTTTCACTCATCGCTTTCCACTTCATTCTCCAACCACGTCTGCATCCGAATCAGGATGGCCATATTGATGAAAAAGAAGGAGCCGACTTTATCAGTTTCTACCAATTCGTTCAGTAGTAGGTGGAAGACGATGATGAGAAAGGACAAGCTGCTGGCCAGCACAATGTAGCGCTGCGCGGGCAATCGGCTGCGGTGATATAGTCGCTCACAGAGAAGCAGTGTAGCGCCAACCAACAGCGTAAAAAGCAGGAAACCCGGAACGCCTTGCTCCGCCATCAGCAGCAAGAAGTAGTTGTGCGTGGTAGAGCGCTCGGGGTTGCGACTGACGTAGGTATGAAAGCTCCAGACGGTGTAGCGCTTGTACTCGGGGTAGAACGTGCTGGGGCCGCTGCCCATCCAGGGGCGGTCGGCTACCATGTGGCCGGCTGCCACCCAGCGGTACACACGCTCCATCCCCGACATATCTTCGAGCTTGTAGGTGGCCTCCAGGTGCTTTTCGAAATCCTGCCCGTTGAAGACAGTACGCTCAAAATTAGGGGCGTACTGCAAGTAGGTATTATCATGCACCAGGTAGTAGGTTAGGCCGATGGTACCCACCACTACCCCTACCAGCATCAGCCGGGTGAGGCGGTAGCGGATGACGAAGTAGTACAGTGCCGCGACGGGCACCGACAAGAGCGACGCCCGCGTAAAAGACCCCAGCAACCCAAGAAAAAGCACGAGCGTAGCCGCTCCCCAGAGCCAGCGCGTACGGCTGCGGCCCGCCGCACGCATACCATACAACGCGTACGGTAGCAGCAGTGCCAGCACTGTGGCGTAGATAACGTGATTGAGATAAAAGGGCTGAATAGCCCAGTTAATGGTATCAAACGAAAAGCCCCGCGTGGCGTGGCGTACCAGCGTGTATGCAACCGTGAAGCACACGCCGCCCAGATAAAGCGCGCCAATGCGCCACACCCGGTCGGGGCGAGTAAGCAGCAGGAGGGTGCCAAACAAGAACGGCCCCACGTACCACAGCTTGGCCAGCAGAAACTTCACTGACTTCACTACATCCACCGACGAAAGCATCGTCAGGATAGCCCAGCCGTAGCCTAGCGCCAGCAGCAGCAGTAGCGGGTGGCGCCACTCCCGGCGGGGTAGGGCGCCAGGGTGCAGCAACAGCGTGAGGCCCACGTTGCCCAACAGGAGCAGCATGAGGGGCTCAGAAGGCATGTCGAGGCTGAGGCCGCCAACTAGGCCACTGATTTCATACGAGAAAGGGAGCGTACATAGGAACGCATAATACAGCAGGCGCCACTCCACCGCAAAAACCGCGCCCGCTAGTACGGCCAGCGCGGGGAGTAGCCACAGAGGAGAGCCGGCCAGCAGCGCCAGTACGCCCCCCGGCAGCAGCAGCAGCAAAAACAGCACAAAGACGCGCTGAAGTTGGTCGGCAGGGCGCAGCAACTGCAACAAACGACTCATGCGGGTGAGGCGCTGGTAGCCGGCACTTGATTGGCACGATACAGTTCCAGCAGCATAATCAGCAGCAGCGACAGCACAAACGTGACCACCACCGATGCGGCCACGACGAGGCCACGCTTCGGAGAGACTTTTTCGCCAGTAGGGTAGGCTGGCTGTATCACATACAAAGAGGAGCTACGACCTTTGAGCGCTAACTTGGCGGCATCATAATCTTCTTGCAGCTTGTCGAGCCGCTTCTGCACATTGTCGAGGCGGGCATACATACTGCCTAGCGTATCGCTGCCTTCCACATAGCCTTCTAGGCTTAGGGTGTTACCGCCGTCAATCTTGGTGAGGCCGCGTAGTGCCCGGCGCAGGCCCGCAATCTTCGCTGCCGAAGCACCGCTGCCTTCTGCTTGTCGCAACTCATTTTCAGTGCGGATAATTTCCCGTATCAGGTAGCGTGTCTGTTCCTGCGTGAAGATACCGTAGTGGTAGCGAGCCGCTATCAGACGGTTGCGTAGCTTTATCTGCGTCTTTTTAAGCGTTGGATATAGCTTGTATTGTTCTAACGCTTCGTAGTGCGTGTGCAGGGTAAGGCGCTGATTGGACGTGTCGATGGCCGCCACCAGCGCATTTGCCACTGCGGCTGCTACCTGTCTGTCTGCATCTTTAAAGGAAGCTTCAATAACGTCGCGCTCGTTGTGCACGAGTGCCATGTGCTGCTTAAAGTGTTCGATGGCCGCCTCAGTGGCCGCTGGGTCGCCTGGCTGGCCTGTGCCATAGTGCTCCTGTAGGCGAAAGCGCAGTACTAAAGCTTGTGCCACTGGCTGCGACTGGCCAATGGTCAGGATGCGGTCTAAGTCTTCGCCACGCGTACTGGGTTGGCCATTCTCCGGGTTGGCCGGGTAAAATAGCGCTGTCGACTTGTAAATGTTTGGTAGTAAGAAGGTAGCCAGTAGGCTAACAACAAAAGCCAGTGCTACCGCAGCACCTAGCAACGTTTTCCAGCGGTTAATAATAGGCCACACATCGGGCAGTGAGTATGAGCGAACAGCCATAGAGGGGTTTGGGCAGACAATAAGACAGGCCAGCTGGCACGGCACGCCGACAGCAGGGTAAATATACTGGTAAACTTGGTGCTGCCTAGTGCCCTCATGGTAAGTGGCCGCCCCGGTACTAGCGCCACGTAAACGTCTATAAGGCGTCTTTCCTACTTAATTACTATTGCTTTTTGAAGCGGTAGGCAAGACTACGAATAACGGTGGGTAGGCAGGTAAAACAGGTTATTGTAGTAGCTTAGCAGCCGTTTTTCAGCCTCTGTTCTTCACACCTATCAAACGTTTTCTCGGAAATATCAGCTTTGTCTTGCTGTTGAACCTACTGGTAAAGCCAGGGTGGCTAGTGGTCGAAAACCTTGTGCAAAACCAGGTGGGGCACGCTGAGTACGGGCTGTTTGCAGCCCTGCTCAATCTGGCCCTGATTACGTCGGTACTGGCCGATCTGGGGCTGGCACAACACACGACCAAGCGCATTGCTTCGGCACCCGAGTACCTGGCCGAGTATTTTCCTACCGTGCTGCCACTCAAAGTAGCGCTATCCGGTTTGTTTTTGGGAGGTACCCTGCTTGTCGGCTGGCTGTTGGGCTATCGGGGCCATACGCTTGTATTGCTTGGATTAGCCACCGGTATTGTGCTGCTGACGCAGTTTACTGCCTTCCTGCGAGGAGCACTGCAAGGGTACCAGCGCTTTAATATAGATGCAGTGCTGTCGGTACTGGACAAGGCCACGGCTATACTATTGCTGCTTGGTGGGCTAAGTCTTGGTGTCGCACTGACGTTGGATGGTTACGTGATAGTGCGGGCCGGTGCTACCCTGCTTACGTTTGTAACACTCTACGCGCTACTCACCCGACTCTACGGGCGCGTGCCATACCGACCGCGCTGGTCGCAAGCCCGCACAGTGCTGCGGGAGAGCCTGCCGCTGGCTGCTATTGCGCTGGTATATGGCCTCAACGAGCGGGTAGACGGGCTGATGCTGGAACGGCTGGTCTCGGCGAGGGAGGCGGGCTACTATGCCGGCGCCTACCGGTGGGTAGACGCTGTGATGATGTACCTGTGGACGGTGCTGCCGCTGTTCTTTGCCAAGTTTGCCCACGCCACTGCCCGCCGCGACGAGCAACAAACGCTACTCTGGTTTGGGCAGCGCATCGTAACGGTGCCGCTGCTGCTGGTGTGCGCGTTTGTGCTGTTTCGGGGCGAGGTGCTATTCTGGCAGTTCACGCGCAGCACGCCCGCCGAGCTGGTGCGCATGACGTGGTGCCTGAAGCTACTGTTTCTGAATGTGCTGGTGCACGCGTTCTTTGCCATCTACAGCACCCTGCTTACGAGCACCGGGCAGGAGCAACCTGTGAGCTGGCTGGTGGCGGGAAGCACGCTACTCAATATCAGCCTGAACCTGTTGCTGCTACCCCGCTACGGCGCTCTGGCCGCCGCCGCAGATACGCTGCTGTGTGCGCTGTTTGTATCGGGCGGGTATTTGTGGCTGGTGACGCGCCGGACCGGGGTAGCCGTGCCCTGGGCTACGCTGGCACGGCTGCTGCTTGCTTTCGGGCTGCTGTGCGCCGCATGGTGGGGCCTGCGTTGGTGGCTGAATACCTGGTGGCTGGAAGCAGGGCTGGCAAGCGGCTTGTTCGTGGGCATCCTGTTTCTGACCGGCAACGTGCGCGTAGCCGAGCTGCGACAGTTGTTGCAACGTAAATAAATTGCGTTGTGCGGTGCGAGTTAATAGGTTGCCGTATACATATCTCTCACCACTCTCACCCTGTAACTGACAACTCAATTACCGTCTTGAATATTGCTGTAAACGTACGCTTTCTGCTGCCCGGCGACAAGCTGGAAGGCATTGGCCGCTTCACCTACGAAGTG from Hymenobacter aerilatus harbors:
- a CDS encoding PP2C family protein-serine/threonine phosphatase; its protein translation is MSKYISPEKRLFLKERELGALLEITQAITLDSPEAALYKIFQFTLLGQLNIRRMVLYVKEEGQWQCVVSFGGGMVDFYRLPLPEHILEHSPTQPVPVADLGLGDEWHQLELLIPVQHRGETLAYVLIGNVHDDYVPEEATKFLETLSNILIGAVENRRLGRQRVAAAAMRKEIEIAQEVQTMLFPRSLPNDADVAVHASYVPHTAIGGDYYDVVPIDKNRFLFCVADVSGKGVPASLLMSNFQAGLRTLLRQQADLATIVAELNNLIYRNAVSEKFITAFFGIYDRATRELEYVNAGHNSPILLCDDHHHELLADGTTMLGIFEELPFLKVQKTNVPSRSLLLTYTDGLTEVFDQEVEEFGEEGVLNFLRQSRYVPLPTLHRELLQEIEGFNSEGSHFADDITILTCRFK
- a CDS encoding O-antigen ligase family protein, encoding MSRLLQLLRPADQLQRVFVLFLLLLLPGGVLALLAGSPLWLLPALAVLAGAVFAVEWRLLYYAFLCTLPFSYEISGLVGGLSLDMPSEPLMLLLLGNVGLTLLLHPGALPRREWRHPLLLLLALGYGWAILTMLSSVDVVKSVKFLLAKLWYVGPFLFGTLLLLTRPDRVWRIGALYLGGVCFTVAYTLVRHATRGFSFDTINWAIQPFYLNHVIYATVLALLLPYALYGMRAAGRSRTRWLWGAATLVLFLGLLGSFTRASLLSVPVAALYYFVIRYRLTRLMLVGVVVGTIGLTYYLVHDNTYLQYAPNFERTVFNGQDFEKHLEATYKLEDMSGMERVYRWVAAGHMVADRPWMGSGPSTFYPEYKRYTVWSFHTYVSRNPERSTTHNYFLLLMAEQGVPGFLLFTLLVGATLLLCERLYHRSRLPAQRYIVLASSLSFLIIVFHLLLNELVETDKVGSFFFINMAILIRMQTWLENEVESDE
- a CDS encoding oligosaccharide flippase family protein, which produces MSFVLLLNLLVKPGWLVVENLVQNQVGHAEYGLFAALLNLALITSVLADLGLAQHTTKRIASAPEYLAEYFPTVLPLKVALSGLFLGGTLLVGWLLGYRGHTLVLLGLATGIVLLTQFTAFLRGALQGYQRFNIDAVLSVLDKATAILLLLGGLSLGVALTLDGYVIVRAGATLLTFVTLYALLTRLYGRVPYRPRWSQARTVLRESLPLAAIALVYGLNERVDGLMLERLVSAREAGYYAGAYRWVDAVMMYLWTVLPLFFAKFAHATARRDEQQTLLWFGQRIVTVPLLLVCAFVLFRGEVLFWQFTRSTPAELVRMTWCLKLLFLNVLVHAFFAIYSTLLTSTGQEQPVSWLVAGSTLLNISLNLLLLPRYGALAAAADTLLCALFVSGGYLWLVTRRTGVAVPWATLARLLLAFGLLCAAWWGLRWWLNTWWLEAGLASGLFVGILFLTGNVRVAELRQLLQRK